GGACGAAAACATGAGCTTATTAAAAGTAAATCACCTGACAGGAGGATACACACGTAATCCTGTCTTAAAAGATATATCATTTGAAATTGAAAAGCACCAAATTGTCGGTTTGATTGGTTTAAACGGAGCCGGAAAAAGCACAACAATCCGTCATGTGATCGGGTTAATGGAGCCGCATAAAGGTGAAATTTCCATTAACGGCATTTCCTTTCACCAGCAGCCGACTGAATACCGCAGCCAATTTTCATTTATTCCTGAAACACCGATTCTTTATGAGGAATTAACGCTTTATGAGCACTTGGAGCTTACGGCGATGGCGTATGGACTAAGTCAGGAAACGTTTAAACAGCGTCTTCACCCATTATTGTCTGAATTCAGAATGGAAAAAAGACTAAAATGGTTCCCAAGTCATTTTTCAAAAGGCATGAAGCAAAAAGTTATGATTATGTGTGCGTTTTTAGTTGAGCCTGAGCTGTACATTATTGACGAGCCATTTGTCGGATTGGATCCGCTTGCAATCAATGCTCTGCTTGAGATGATGAACAAAGCGAAAAAAGACGGAGCGGGAATTTTAATGTCAACACATATTTTAGCAACAGCTGAACGCTACTGTGATGCGTTTATTATTCTACATAATGGAAAAATCAGAGCAAAAGGGTCGCTTGAGGAGCTCCGGTCGGAGTTTGGAATGAGGGACGCAACGCTTGATGATTTGTATATCCAGCTCACGAAGGAAGATCAAAATGAGCAGCATTGATCAGATTTGGAAAACCCGATTAGAGGCTCATCTAAAAGAAGTGCAGTCCTATACAAAATATATGTTTAACGACCATTTAATTTTTGTTCTTGTATTTTTGGGAGCAGGCGGTGCTCTATCTTATCAGGAATGGCTGAAAACAATGCCTGATGACTTTCCGGTACTTGCGATTATGACGGCTGTATTTGCTCTGATCATTACGGCATCGAGTGTCCGGACGCTCTTAAAAGAACCTGATTTAGTTTTTCTTTTGCCTCTGGAAGAAAATATGGCCGGCTATTTTCAAAAAGCTCTTGTATACAGTTTTTTTAGTCAGCTGTATGTGTTTTTGATCGCAGCATTAGTGCTTTCACCCATGCTGTTCAGGGCTGAGAGCTTAACCGGAACAGACTTCCTGATTATCTGCATTCAAATCCTCCTTGTAAAAGGCTGGAATTTAATGCTGAATTTCCGAATATCCTTTTATACTGAGCCGTCAGCCAAAATATATGATTTTATTGTCCGACTCGCAATAAATGGATTAACCATTTTCTTTTTGCTGTCAAAAGCCTATATTTATGTATTCATTATGTATGGAGTAATGGCAGTGCTCTACATTTATTTTCAAAAAGCCACAAAAGCAAAAGGAGTTAAATGGGAGAAGCTGATAGACCTGGAGCTTGAGAAAAAGCAGTCATTCTATAGAATTGCAAACCTCTTTACAGATGTTCCAAAGCTTAAGAAAAAAGCAAAGCGCAGAAAGTATTTAGACGGTCTGCTTGCGTTTGTGAAATATAAACAGGAAAGCATGTACAGTTATTTATATACAAGGGCATTCTTTCGTTCCAATGATTATCTGGGCATCTTTTTGCGTCTGACAATAATCGGGGGAATCGTTCTCTATATTATCCCGACAAATCAGTTTAGTGTGCTCGCGATAGCAATCCTTGTTCTCTATTTAACCGGGATTCAAATGATCGGTCTTTATAAGCATTACGACATGCTTGCTCTGCCGGACTTATATCCGGTTCAGCCACAGTTTAAAAAAGCAAAATTCCTTAAACTTCTGTTTATCATGATTGTAAGCCAGCACGTGATATTAACTCTGATCGCTCTGATTTCGGGGAATATCATTCCTGCTCTGATTCTCTTTGCAGCCGGATTTATTTTTGCTTATGGGTTTGTTTATCTTTATGTGAAATCAAGGCTGGTGAAAATGGATGCCAGCGTATTCTAGGGTAAAGGCAGCTGATGCAGATGATTTATGAAAAACAGCTGGAAGAGGATCTATTTCAGTGGAAAAAGAAATTGCTGAGAAAGTCTTCCATGCTAGAACGTGTTTCTAAAAAAACACAAACGAAGATTAATGAGCATATTCCGGAAAAAGTCCATGCAATCATTACGGAGAGCATTAAAAAGATGGTGCAGGCAACACTTGCCGGATCAAACCTCACAACAAACGAAAAGAAGCTGGAAGGACTGTCACTTGAAGAAAAAGAAAAGAAAGTCAGGCAAACAATCGGCACCTTTCAAAAGACTGCTGCTGTAGAAGGAGCAGGAACCGGGGCCGGCGGAATTTTGGGGTCGGCTGCTGATTTTCCTTTACTCCTTGGCATTAAAATGAAGTGCTTATTTGAAATTGCGACTTTATACGGGTTTGACCCTAAACAATATGAAGAGAGATTGTTTTTACTCTATGTCTTTCAATTGGCTTATTCCAGTGATGAACATCGAAGGAATACGTTCGAGCTGATTGAAAGCTGGGACAAAAGAAAAAATGAACTGAAAGAGATTGACTGGCAAACCTTTCAGCAGGAATACAGAGATCACATTGACCTTGTCAAACTGCTGCAGATCATGCCGGGAATCGGCGCTGTTGTCGGCGGTGTAGCGAACTATCACCTTGTCCGGCATTTAGGTGAAACGGCAATGAATTGTTATCGGCTTCGAATTATGAATAAATAAAAAGAGTGCGATTTTAAAATCGCACTCTTTTGGATTCTACTATTTATTTCTCAACCGAAACAGTTTTGTGCTCAGACTGATAAGTCAATAATGC
The window above is part of the Metabacillus dongyingensis genome. Proteins encoded here:
- a CDS encoding ABC transporter ATP-binding protein; its protein translation is MSLLKVNHLTGGYTRNPVLKDISFEIEKHQIVGLIGLNGAGKSTTIRHVIGLMEPHKGEISINGISFHQQPTEYRSQFSFIPETPILYEELTLYEHLELTAMAYGLSQETFKQRLHPLLSEFRMEKRLKWFPSHFSKGMKQKVMIMCAFLVEPELYIIDEPFVGLDPLAINALLEMMNKAKKDGAGILMSTHILATAERYCDAFIILHNGKIRAKGSLEELRSEFGMRDATLDDLYIQLTKEDQNEQH
- a CDS encoding ABC transporter permease, with amino-acid sequence MSSIDQIWKTRLEAHLKEVQSYTKYMFNDHLIFVLVFLGAGGALSYQEWLKTMPDDFPVLAIMTAVFALIITASSVRTLLKEPDLVFLLPLEENMAGYFQKALVYSFFSQLYVFLIAALVLSPMLFRAESLTGTDFLIICIQILLVKGWNLMLNFRISFYTEPSAKIYDFIVRLAINGLTIFFLLSKAYIYVFIMYGVMAVLYIYFQKATKAKGVKWEKLIDLELEKKQSFYRIANLFTDVPKLKKKAKRRKYLDGLLAFVKYKQESMYSYLYTRAFFRSNDYLGIFLRLTIIGGIVLYIIPTNQFSVLAIAILVLYLTGIQMIGLYKHYDMLALPDLYPVQPQFKKAKFLKLLFIMIVSQHVILTLIALISGNIIPALILFAAGFIFAYGFVYLYVKSRLVKMDASVF
- a CDS encoding EcsC family protein translates to MQMIYEKQLEEDLFQWKKKLLRKSSMLERVSKKTQTKINEHIPEKVHAIITESIKKMVQATLAGSNLTTNEKKLEGLSLEEKEKKVRQTIGTFQKTAAVEGAGTGAGGILGSAADFPLLLGIKMKCLFEIATLYGFDPKQYEERLFLLYVFQLAYSSDEHRRNTFELIESWDKRKNELKEIDWQTFQQEYRDHIDLVKLLQIMPGIGAVVGGVANYHLVRHLGETAMNCYRLRIMNK